One genomic segment of Aquamicrobium lusatiense includes these proteins:
- a CDS encoding GNAT family N-acetyltransferase, producing MVVEKEDAEDYYDLRIDCPVLVTERLVLRAPHEEDVEDLAELANNRRVAEMLGRMPHPYGEAEARSFVATSKLAGLGGVVYALTLADNGALVGCAGLTRNERGLELGYWIGEPHWGKGYATEAAHALVDLAFRVTEINTLHASCRVINPASRRVIHKCGFQYAGQGMLNSIIAGKVPIERYRLDRRTWSSLRSWARS from the coding sequence ATGGTCGTCGAGAAGGAAGACGCCGAAGACTACTACGATCTGAGAATAGACTGCCCGGTGCTGGTCACCGAGCGTCTGGTTCTGCGTGCTCCGCATGAGGAGGACGTCGAGGATCTCGCCGAGCTGGCGAACAACCGTCGCGTCGCCGAGATGCTCGGGCGCATGCCGCATCCTTATGGCGAGGCGGAGGCCCGCAGCTTCGTTGCCACCAGCAAGCTGGCCGGCCTTGGCGGCGTCGTCTATGCGCTGACCCTTGCCGACAATGGCGCGCTGGTCGGCTGCGCGGGGCTCACCCGCAACGAGCGCGGCCTTGAACTCGGTTACTGGATCGGCGAGCCGCACTGGGGCAAGGGCTATGCCACGGAAGCCGCGCATGCGCTGGTCGACCTTGCTTTCCGGGTCACGGAGATCAACACGCTGCATGCGTCCTGCCGGGTCATCAATCCGGCCTCGCGCCGGGTGATCCACAAGTGCGGTTTCCAGTATGCCGGGCAGGGCATGCTGAACTCGATCATCGCCGGCAAGGTGCCGATCGAGCGCTACAGGCTCGACCGCCGCACCTGGTCCAGCCTGAGGTCCTGGGCCCGCTCGTGA
- a CDS encoding endonuclease/exonuclease/phosphatase family protein has protein sequence MKLVSYNVQFGVGRDGKVGLERIAASVAGADIIALQEVTRNYPTNGGIDMVAGLTALLPDHHHVYGAAMDIDFGALMPEPPRPAIRFQFGNMLLSRWPIVSCRNLFLPRSRTYDKANLQRAALEGLIVTSLGPLRIYSTHLDHVSAEERIMQIRHLKERLFAYPMEGGAITGAGEYGFPEPPCPEDFVLMGDFNMRPGEPEYAEMTGTPDTLFGRRIVAHHPVDTSRLAGPAPEGSVSWTDLSGAGQHSRLDYCFVSAGLAGRVKNCWIDNDADGSDHQPVWTELA, from the coding sequence ATGAAGCTGGTCAGCTACAATGTGCAGTTCGGCGTCGGGCGCGACGGCAAGGTCGGGCTGGAGCGCATCGCCGCCAGTGTTGCCGGCGCCGACATCATCGCCCTGCAGGAAGTGACCCGCAACTACCCCACCAATGGCGGCATCGACATGGTCGCGGGGCTGACAGCCCTGCTGCCCGATCATCACCATGTCTATGGCGCGGCCATGGACATCGATTTCGGCGCCCTGATGCCGGAGCCGCCCAGACCGGCGATCCGCTTCCAGTTCGGCAACATGCTTTTGTCGCGCTGGCCGATCGTCTCCTGCCGCAACCTGTTCCTGCCCCGCAGCCGCACCTACGACAAGGCCAATCTCCAGCGCGCAGCGCTTGAGGGGCTGATCGTCACGTCGCTCGGTCCTCTGCGCATCTACAGTACCCATCTCGACCACGTCAGCGCCGAGGAGCGGATTATGCAGATCCGCCACCTGAAGGAACGCCTCTTCGCCTATCCGATGGAGGGCGGCGCCATCACCGGCGCCGGCGAATACGGCTTTCCCGAGCCGCCCTGCCCGGAAGATTTCGTGCTGATGGGCGATTTCAACATGCGCCCCGGCGAGCCCGAATATGCGGAGATGACAGGCACCCCCGACACGCTGTTCGGCCGCCGCATCGTTGCCCATCACCCGGTGGACACCTCGCGCCTTGCCGGTCCCGCTCCGGAGGGAAGCGTGAGCTGGACCGATCTTTCGGGTGCCGGCCAGCATTCGCGGCTCGACTACTGCTTCGTCTCCGCAGGCCTTGCGGGACGGGTAAAGAACTGCTGGATCGACAACGACGCCGACGGCTCCGACCACCAGCCGGTGTGGACGGAGCTCGCATAG
- the obgE gene encoding GTPase ObgE: MKFLDQAKVHIRSGDGGAGSVSFRREKFIEFGGPDGGDGGRGGDVWAEAVNGLNTLIDYRYQQHFKAKTGVHGMGRNLTGAKGADVVLKVPAGTQIFEDDNETLICDLTEPGQRYLLAKGGNGGFGNQHFKTSTNQAPRRANPGLPGVEKSIWLRLKLIADAGLVGLPNAGKSTFLATVTAAKPKIADYPFTTLHPGLGVARIDAREFVIADIPGLIEGAHEGIGIGDRFLGHVERTRVLLHLVSAQEEHPGKVYKTVRGELEAYGNGLAEKPEIVALSQVDTLDADERKKKLAALKRACGTTPFLLSAVTREGVEAVLRALMAVVEEARALASPKTGEDEDRWKV, encoded by the coding sequence ATGAAATTCCTCGATCAGGCCAAGGTTCACATACGCTCCGGCGATGGCGGTGCCGGTTCGGTGTCGTTCCGCCGGGAAAAATTCATTGAGTTCGGGGGGCCCGACGGTGGCGACGGCGGTCGCGGCGGCGATGTCTGGGCCGAGGCCGTAAACGGGCTCAACACGCTGATCGACTATCGCTATCAGCAGCATTTCAAGGCCAAAACCGGCGTTCACGGCATGGGCCGTAACCTCACCGGGGCAAAGGGTGCCGATGTGGTGCTGAAGGTGCCGGCCGGAACGCAGATTTTCGAGGACGACAACGAAACGCTGATCTGCGACCTGACCGAACCCGGCCAGCGCTACCTGCTGGCCAAGGGCGGCAATGGCGGGTTCGGCAACCAGCATTTCAAGACTTCCACCAATCAGGCGCCGCGCCGCGCCAACCCCGGTCTGCCGGGTGTGGAAAAAAGCATCTGGCTGCGGCTGAAGCTGATTGCCGATGCCGGTCTGGTGGGGCTTCCCAACGCAGGAAAATCGACGTTTCTCGCCACGGTGACGGCGGCGAAGCCGAAGATCGCCGACTATCCTTTCACCACCCTGCATCCGGGGCTCGGTGTGGCGCGTATCGATGCGCGCGAGTTCGTCATTGCCGATATTCCGGGCCTGATCGAAGGCGCGCATGAAGGCATCGGCATCGGCGACCGCTTCCTCGGCCATGTCGAGCGCACGCGTGTGCTTCTTCATCTGGTTTCGGCGCAGGAAGAGCATCCCGGCAAGGTTTACAAGACCGTGCGCGGCGAGCTTGAAGCCTATGGCAACGGCCTCGCTGAAAAACCGGAGATCGTCGCGCTCAGCCAGGTCGACACGCTCGATGCGGATGAGCGCAAGAAGAAGCTGGCCGCACTGAAGCGCGCCTGTGGGACGACCCCTTTTCTGCTCTCGGCCGTGACGCGCGAGGGCGTCGAGGCGGTGCTGCGGGCCCTCATGGCGGTGGTCGAGGAGGCGCGTGCGCTTGCGTCGCCCAAAACCGGCGAAGATGAAGACCGCTGGAAAGTCTGA
- the rpmA gene encoding 50S ribosomal protein L27, producing MAHKKAGGSSRNGRDSESKRLGVKKFGGESVIPGNIIIRQRGTQWHPGVNVGMGKDHTLFALEAGAVSFAKKANGRTYVSVNPMPKAAE from the coding sequence ATGGCACACAAGAAAGCTGGCGGTTCGTCGCGCAACGGTCGCGATTCGGAGTCGAAGCGCCTTGGCGTGAAGAAGTTCGGCGGGGAATCCGTGATTCCCGGCAACATCATTATTCGTCAACGCGGCACCCAATGGCATCCCGGCGTCAATGTCGGCATGGGCAAGGATCATACCCTTTTCGCTCTTGAAGCAGGTGCCGTGTCGTTTGCGAAGAAAGCCAACGGCCGAACCTACGTGTCGGTAAACCCGATGCCGAAAGCCGCGGAGTAG